From a single Miscanthus floridulus cultivar M001 chromosome 8, ASM1932011v1, whole genome shotgun sequence genomic region:
- the LOC136474355 gene encoding uncharacterized protein isoform X1, whose translation MGCGASKWSDPGVVRQRGLSSVGEVVVFLPGLRVPRTIDLSQQLGDDDLNKSAVERLTALRARVVAMATQESSAALKPRRRAAARHGGSSTANLLQSLEEYLPALLGLAEEGSEMRNKVQFVWANQEDVTEETSMADPWYEVLSVLHLMAMVCFLQANTLLLPRSYGDGHGPRVSEESRQATVDLFLKAAGYLDCAVHHVLIHIPPERRRELPVDLAQGNLKALSLQGLGQGVDMQLGLAIENPKATLAVKRRLACEMIKCWKQVKDSIPELPLSAGWGRKHALFVKWKYVEAKAAAYYFHGLILDEGETEKSQETAMAALQSSEEFINESKRASKAFHTAPPTSRSPSAFGTTKYLLDMIPKDAKSKFQSYQDLNTQKGALNIGVSKITATPPPLPDFPFALNPEDYELPHSDPLQKGANHG comes from the exons ATGGGCTGTGGAGCGTCAAAATGGAGTGATCCCGGTGTCGTACGCCAGAGAGGACTGTCAAGTGTCGGCGAGGTGGTTGTCTTCCTCCCAGGTCTCCGGGTACCAAGAACCATAGACTTGTCTCAGCAACTAGGTGATGATGACCTGAACAAGAGCGCAGTGGAGAGGCTGACAGCTCTGAGGGCTAGGGTTGTGGCAATGGCGACGCAGGAATCGTCGGCGGCTCTGAAGCCAAGGCGAAGGGCTGCAGCGCGGCATG GAGGGTCTAGCACTGCTAATCTCCTCCAGTCTCTGGAAGAGTACTTGCCAGCTCTGCTAGGATTGGCGGAAGAAG GCAGTGAGATGAGAAACAAAGTGCAGTTTGTATGGGCTAACCAAGAAGATGTGACTGAG GAGACATCCATGGCTGATCCTTGGTATGAGGTGCTGTCCGTGCTGCATTTGATGGCCATGGTGTGCTTCTTGCAGGCTAACACCCTGCTTCTTCCTAGGTCCTATGGTGATGGTCACGGACCGAGAGTGTCAGAAG AGAGCAGGCAAGCCACTGTTGATCTTTTCTTGAAGGCAGCTGGGTATTTGGATTGTGCAGTTCATCATGTACTCATACATATACCACCTGAAAGAAG AAGAGAACTTCCAGTAGATTTAGCACAGGGAAATCTTAAAGCTCTTAGCTTGCAAGGTCTTGGTCAG GGGGTTGATATGCAGCTTGGACTAGCAATTGAGAACCCAAAGGCAACATTAGCAGTAAAACGACGCTTAGCTTGCGAGATGATCAAATGCTGGAAACAG GTTAAGGATAGCATCCCAGAGCTTCCTTTGTCAGCTGGATGGGGGAGAAAACATGCTCTATTTGTAAAATGGAAATACGTTGAAGCGAAG GCTGCAGCATACTATTTCCACGGATTGATTCTTGATGAGGGGGAGACTGAAAAATCACAAGAGACGGCCATGGCTGCTCTGCAATCATCAGAAGAGTTTATCAATGAGAGCAAAAGGGCTTCTAAGGCCTTCCACACAGCTCCACCAACATCAAG AAGTCCATCTGCTTTTGGAACCACCAAATATCTCTTGGACATGATACCAAAAGATGCAAAGAGCAAGTTCCAGAGCTACCAAGACCTGAACACACAAAAAGG AGCGTTGAACATAGGAGTCAGCAAGATCACTGCAACACCTCCTCCATTGCCAGATTTTCCATTTGCTCTAAACCCCGAAGATTATGAGCTTCCTCATTCGGATCCATTGCAGAAGGGAGCTAACCATGGATAA
- the LOC136474355 gene encoding uncharacterized protein isoform X2, which yields MGCGASKWSDPGVVRQRGLSSVGEVVVFLPGLRVPRTIDLSQQLGDDDLNKSAVERLTALRARVVAMATQESSAALKPRRRAAARHGGSSTANLLQSLEEYLPALLGLAEEGSEMRNKVQFVWANQEDVTEANTLLLPRSYGDGHGPRVSEESRQATVDLFLKAAGYLDCAVHHVLIHIPPERRRELPVDLAQGNLKALSLQGLGQGVDMQLGLAIENPKATLAVKRRLACEMIKCWKQVKDSIPELPLSAGWGRKHALFVKWKYVEAKAAAYYFHGLILDEGETEKSQETAMAALQSSEEFINESKRASKAFHTAPPTSRSPSAFGTTKYLLDMIPKDAKSKFQSYQDLNTQKGALNIGVSKITATPPPLPDFPFALNPEDYELPHSDPLQKGANHG from the exons ATGGGCTGTGGAGCGTCAAAATGGAGTGATCCCGGTGTCGTACGCCAGAGAGGACTGTCAAGTGTCGGCGAGGTGGTTGTCTTCCTCCCAGGTCTCCGGGTACCAAGAACCATAGACTTGTCTCAGCAACTAGGTGATGATGACCTGAACAAGAGCGCAGTGGAGAGGCTGACAGCTCTGAGGGCTAGGGTTGTGGCAATGGCGACGCAGGAATCGTCGGCGGCTCTGAAGCCAAGGCGAAGGGCTGCAGCGCGGCATG GAGGGTCTAGCACTGCTAATCTCCTCCAGTCTCTGGAAGAGTACTTGCCAGCTCTGCTAGGATTGGCGGAAGAAG GCAGTGAGATGAGAAACAAAGTGCAGTTTGTATGGGCTAACCAAGAAGATGTGACTGAG GCTAACACCCTGCTTCTTCCTAGGTCCTATGGTGATGGTCACGGACCGAGAGTGTCAGAAG AGAGCAGGCAAGCCACTGTTGATCTTTTCTTGAAGGCAGCTGGGTATTTGGATTGTGCAGTTCATCATGTACTCATACATATACCACCTGAAAGAAG AAGAGAACTTCCAGTAGATTTAGCACAGGGAAATCTTAAAGCTCTTAGCTTGCAAGGTCTTGGTCAG GGGGTTGATATGCAGCTTGGACTAGCAATTGAGAACCCAAAGGCAACATTAGCAGTAAAACGACGCTTAGCTTGCGAGATGATCAAATGCTGGAAACAG GTTAAGGATAGCATCCCAGAGCTTCCTTTGTCAGCTGGATGGGGGAGAAAACATGCTCTATTTGTAAAATGGAAATACGTTGAAGCGAAG GCTGCAGCATACTATTTCCACGGATTGATTCTTGATGAGGGGGAGACTGAAAAATCACAAGAGACGGCCATGGCTGCTCTGCAATCATCAGAAGAGTTTATCAATGAGAGCAAAAGGGCTTCTAAGGCCTTCCACACAGCTCCACCAACATCAAG AAGTCCATCTGCTTTTGGAACCACCAAATATCTCTTGGACATGATACCAAAAGATGCAAAGAGCAAGTTCCAGAGCTACCAAGACCTGAACACACAAAAAGG AGCGTTGAACATAGGAGTCAGCAAGATCACTGCAACACCTCCTCCATTGCCAGATTTTCCATTTGCTCTAAACCCCGAAGATTATGAGCTTCCTCATTCGGATCCATTGCAGAAGGGAGCTAACCATGGATAA
- the LOC136474355 gene encoding uncharacterized protein isoform X3, which produces MGCGASKWSDPGVVRQRGLSSVGEVVVFLPGLRVPRTIDLSQQLGDDDLNKSAVERLTALRARVVAMATQESSAALKPRRRAAARHGGSSTANLLQSLEEYLPALLGLAEEGSEMRNKVQFVWANQEDVTEETSMADPWSYGDGHGPRVSEESRQATVDLFLKAAGYLDCAVHHVLIHIPPERRRELPVDLAQGNLKALSLQGLGQGVDMQLGLAIENPKATLAVKRRLACEMIKCWKQVKDSIPELPLSAGWGRKHALFVKWKYVEAKAAAYYFHGLILDEGETEKSQETAMAALQSSEEFINESKRASKAFHTAPPTSRSPSAFGTTKYLLDMIPKDAKSKFQSYQDLNTQKGALNIGVSKITATPPPLPDFPFALNPEDYELPHSDPLQKGANHG; this is translated from the exons ATGGGCTGTGGAGCGTCAAAATGGAGTGATCCCGGTGTCGTACGCCAGAGAGGACTGTCAAGTGTCGGCGAGGTGGTTGTCTTCCTCCCAGGTCTCCGGGTACCAAGAACCATAGACTTGTCTCAGCAACTAGGTGATGATGACCTGAACAAGAGCGCAGTGGAGAGGCTGACAGCTCTGAGGGCTAGGGTTGTGGCAATGGCGACGCAGGAATCGTCGGCGGCTCTGAAGCCAAGGCGAAGGGCTGCAGCGCGGCATG GAGGGTCTAGCACTGCTAATCTCCTCCAGTCTCTGGAAGAGTACTTGCCAGCTCTGCTAGGATTGGCGGAAGAAG GCAGTGAGATGAGAAACAAAGTGCAGTTTGTATGGGCTAACCAAGAAGATGTGACTGAG GAGACATCCATGGCTGATCCTTG GTCCTATGGTGATGGTCACGGACCGAGAGTGTCAGAAG AGAGCAGGCAAGCCACTGTTGATCTTTTCTTGAAGGCAGCTGGGTATTTGGATTGTGCAGTTCATCATGTACTCATACATATACCACCTGAAAGAAG AAGAGAACTTCCAGTAGATTTAGCACAGGGAAATCTTAAAGCTCTTAGCTTGCAAGGTCTTGGTCAG GGGGTTGATATGCAGCTTGGACTAGCAATTGAGAACCCAAAGGCAACATTAGCAGTAAAACGACGCTTAGCTTGCGAGATGATCAAATGCTGGAAACAG GTTAAGGATAGCATCCCAGAGCTTCCTTTGTCAGCTGGATGGGGGAGAAAACATGCTCTATTTGTAAAATGGAAATACGTTGAAGCGAAG GCTGCAGCATACTATTTCCACGGATTGATTCTTGATGAGGGGGAGACTGAAAAATCACAAGAGACGGCCATGGCTGCTCTGCAATCATCAGAAGAGTTTATCAATGAGAGCAAAAGGGCTTCTAAGGCCTTCCACACAGCTCCACCAACATCAAG AAGTCCATCTGCTTTTGGAACCACCAAATATCTCTTGGACATGATACCAAAAGATGCAAAGAGCAAGTTCCAGAGCTACCAAGACCTGAACACACAAAAAGG AGCGTTGAACATAGGAGTCAGCAAGATCACTGCAACACCTCCTCCATTGCCAGATTTTCCATTTGCTCTAAACCCCGAAGATTATGAGCTTCCTCATTCGGATCCATTGCAGAAGGGAGCTAACCATGGATAA